The following nucleotide sequence is from Corylus avellana chromosome ca7, CavTom2PMs-1.0.
ttcggctctctctctctctctctctctctctatctcacaCAGGCACAGTATTTGTGTTGTTTGTGAGTTATATTCATTCCACTATATCTCTCAGAATCTTGGAGAATATTTTGGATATGTTTAAATATTGTCTGAAAGGTCCAAGATTGGGAACCTTGAGAGGTATATTCTGGTGTTTTTCAGTAACTTATGAGTGTGATTTTGGGTAAAGGAAATCTTAATTGGAGGTTCCAAAATAGCCTAGTTGGCAGTGGTAGTTAGTTGGTTCGGTATTGTTGGAAGTTTGCATGTTGTGGAAATGCAAATGGGGGGAGTGGCCACGTCCTGTCGTCCTCTTTGGAAATTGTGAAAGCTCTCCCTTTGGTCCATCCCATGTGTATCTCCACCACTTGACGCAACTAGTCGAATGAATAAAGATTCTCGATAATTTTGTTGTTCGTATTATTAGTAATTCGAtcagtaaatataaaaaatttaatataaagtcCATCtatctaaacaaattttaaattctccGTCCATCTCTGTTTGGACAGGTAAACTCTATAAAGACTCTCTCACATTTGCTATCTAAATTGTTAACAATAACAATTTGAGCGGCAAATTGTTAAAAGAAACTATATAGTTTTCTTTTGCATTGAAAGCGACATGAGCCAACACAGACAAGCAGGTATGGCAAGAAAAGGTTCATAGCTCACATTCCACCTTCCTAAATATCATAATTAGAAAAagtgttagagaataaataaattactcaaataacaaaaaaaaaaaaaaacttctatgTAACTTCCTGGGTTCTTCCCTTCTTAACTTAAGGTTTATATTTTCTCCATGATAGCTGCATATGGGATCTATTGTGGCATTAGCAGAGCAGGGAAGTAATTAGTCAGTGCTATCCTTGTATTGCACTTAACAAAGACTTACAGAACTTCAATGGAATTTGACTAAGTATTTGCAGACATTGATATCCAACACATGTATAAACTaaacttcattttcaattaaaatgaagaaaaataaaataatttctagccatctttaaatttgagaacaaCTTTTAAATAACTAGATACTTGGGATAGATTTTGCTCGAATAAACTGTTTGAGAATGGCTTTCTCTTCATCAATGCGCTTCTTCTCTGAAGGATCTTTTGGTTTGACCTTCCTTTTCTCTTCTAATATCCACTTGAAAAGTTCACGCTGCTGATCCTCTGGAATTGGTTCCTTCAACTTCACAGCCTCTTTGATGGGTGGCGAGGGTAAGGATTTTTCAGCAGCAGGAGCAGTTGTAGGAGCCATTGTTGAAACTGGAGTTGCAACTTCTTCCTCTACGCCTGTGTCTTTCTTCTTTGTCCTCACGAAGAGGTAAGCTATAAAGTTCACAAAAACCTCAAATCTGATAAGAAGCAAATTAAGGGCCCTAGAGACAGCTTTGTCAAGCGACTAAATCAAAAGTTTCAAG
It contains:
- the LOC132188659 gene encoding uncharacterized protein LOC132188659, encoding MSEGPKLYTNKPKKAQLKQFQEQQQKSQEFSSPSSSSSSMGTQSPAPPPQQPPKESFARRYKFLWPMLLAVNLAVGAYLFVRTKKKDTGVEEEVATPVSTMAPTTAPAAEKSLPSPPIKEAVKLKEPIPEDQQRELFKWILEEKRKVKPKDPSEKKRIDEEKAILKQFIRAKSIPSI